A region of Gracilinanus agilis isolate LMUSP501 chromosome 3, AgileGrace, whole genome shotgun sequence DNA encodes the following proteins:
- the LOC123238731 gene encoding olfactory receptor 51A4-like — MSTINVTNYDDLNFLLIGIPGLEHVHIWISIPFSSVYIVAILGNCTILFFIKTEASLHEPMYYFLSMLSVSDLGLSLSSLPTTMGILLFDVQEIHATACFTQEFFIHLFTVTEASVLSVMAFDRYVAIRNPLRYSTILTSSRVAKIGLVLAAKNILLILPLPFLLRRLKFCQKTHLSHSYCLHQDVMKLACSSNRVNIIYGLCAALSTMLDLVFITFSYIMILKTVLGIAAPKEQLKALNTCISHISAVLIFYVPMLSAAMLHRFARHVSPLIHILMADIFLLVPPLMNPIVYCVKTRQIREKILDKMGLRRR; from the coding sequence ATGTCCACTATCAATGTAACCAATTATGATGATTTGAACTTCCTCCTGATTGGTATTCCAGGACTAGAACATGTCCACATCTGGATCTCTATCCCATTTTCCTCCGTGTATATTGTTGCCATTCTGGGAAATTGCACCATTCTCTTCTTTATCAAAACTGAAGCCAGTCTTCATGAGCCCATGTACTATTTCCTCTCCATGCTGTCGGTCTCAGACTTGGGTCTGTCCCTCTCTTCCTTACCCACTACAATGGGAATATTACTGTTTGATGTCCAAGAGATTCATGCTACTGCCTGTTTCACACAAGAGTTCTTCATCCACCTGTTCACAGTCACTGAAGCATCAGTGCTTTCTGTCATGGCTTTTGACCGCTATGTGGCCATCCGCAACCCTTTGAGATATAGCACCATCTTGACCAGCTCCCGTGTGGCCAAGATAGGACTTGTGCTGGCTGCTAAGAACATTCTCTTGATACTCCCACTGCCGTTCCTTTTGAGAAGGCTTAAATTCTgtcagaagactcatctctcCCATTCTTACTGTCTCCATCAGGATGTCATGAAGCTGGCTTGCTCCAGCAACAGGGTGAACATCATCTATGGTCTATGTGCTGCCCTCTCCACCATGCTCGATTTGGTCTTCATCACTTTCTCATACATCATGATCCTAAAGACGGTGCTAGGTATTGCAGCCCCCAAAGAGCAGCTCAAGGCTCTCAACACCTGCATCTCCCACATCTCTGCTGTTCTCATCTTCTATGTGCCTATGCTGAGTGCAGCAATGCTTCACCGCTTTGCCCGGCATGTCTCTCCCTTGATCCACATCCTGATGGCTGATATTTTCCTATTGGTGCCACCTCTCATGAACCCTATTGTGTACTGTGTGAAGACCAGGCAGATCCGAGAGAAGATCCTGGATAAGATGGGTCTGAGGAGGAGATGA